One window from the genome of Treponema sp. OMZ 838 encodes:
- a CDS encoding cache domain-containing protein, with protein sequence MILVAGIVLAVLAVRTARKAVIEKITVHLTDKATDIATIADGRMSAVMQFIEGLARMPFLRDETLTLYQKVQMLSVEAERNAKIDYFGVCDLHGNRYDTRDTPTIVNDREWFRAAVQGKTYIAEPALSHITNNMQILFAVPIYDNANTVIGVLNAAVPAKQLSDDIKDIVVGQKGYCYIIDSSGTVVAHRDFSLVQNYANSQEMAKTNASLTSLAAFEKQALASQVSSVGYYEYNGVNNIASYATIPLTGWTVIIKAPVNEFMGTVNALQNGIRLIGIIIFLASLIIVYIIAYKMIHPIQAVVAALQDIAHGEGDLTVRLPVFGNDEITNLSAYFNETIEKIAVSVRAVSANSESMEEIGSELASNMTETASAIHEISANIEGVKQQALTQAASVTETAATIEEIVRTIKQLNSSIEMQAESVAQSSSSIEQMVANIASITKTLESTDGVIKKLASATGDGKETVVTANTVTQKIAEESGGLLEASSVIQHIASQTNLLAMNAAIEAAHAGEAGKGFAVVADEIRKLAEDSATQGKAITATLKILSGEIETLSDSSRTAEEKFSTIFNLSEQVKSMSDRLTEAMHEQENGSKEVLTAIKNINMVTVEVSEGSTEMLKGGEGVAEEMQKLNDLTRIITDSMNEIAAGAVQISNAVQEVNEITQKNKQNIEGLVAEVNKFKV encoded by the coding sequence TTGATTTTAGTTGCCGGTATTGTGCTGGCTGTCTTAGCTGTAAGAACTGCTCGTAAAGCGGTAATAGAAAAAATTACCGTTCACCTTACCGATAAAGCAACTGATATCGCGACTATTGCAGACGGGAGAATGTCCGCTGTTATGCAATTTATTGAAGGCCTTGCCCGTATGCCGTTCTTACGTGACGAAACTCTTACGCTGTATCAAAAAGTTCAAATGCTGTCTGTAGAAGCGGAACGTAATGCAAAAATAGATTACTTCGGAGTATGCGATCTGCACGGCAATCGCTATGATACACGTGACACTCCTACGATTGTAAATGATCGGGAGTGGTTCCGTGCCGCTGTGCAGGGAAAAACTTATATTGCGGAGCCTGCGCTTTCACATATAACAAATAATATGCAAATACTTTTTGCCGTTCCGATCTATGATAATGCTAATACTGTTATCGGCGTATTAAATGCGGCGGTACCGGCAAAACAGCTGTCCGATGACATCAAAGATATTGTAGTCGGTCAAAAAGGATATTGTTATATTATAGATTCGTCGGGTACTGTTGTCGCGCATAGAGATTTCTCGTTGGTTCAAAACTATGCTAATTCACAAGAAATGGCGAAAACGAACGCATCGCTTACGTCTCTTGCTGCGTTTGAAAAACAGGCTCTGGCATCGCAAGTTTCTTCCGTAGGATACTATGAGTATAACGGTGTCAATAATATAGCCTCTTATGCGACAATACCGTTAACAGGGTGGACCGTTATTATAAAAGCTCCGGTCAATGAATTTATGGGTACCGTCAATGCATTGCAAAACGGGATTCGTCTTATCGGAATTATTATTTTCCTGGCAAGTCTTATCATCGTGTACATTATCGCCTATAAAATGATACATCCTATTCAGGCGGTTGTCGCTGCATTGCAGGATATCGCTCACGGTGAAGGAGATTTAACCGTTCGTTTGCCTGTTTTCGGAAACGACGAAATAACAAACTTATCCGCATACTTCAATGAAACAATAGAAAAGATTGCCGTGTCGGTACGTGCAGTCAGTGCTAACAGCGAATCGATGGAAGAAATCGGAAGTGAACTCGCTTCCAATATGACGGAAACGGCAAGCGCTATTCACGAAATTAGCGCTAATATTGAAGGTGTAAAACAGCAGGCTTTAACACAGGCTGCAAGTGTAACAGAAACGGCAGCTACTATCGAAGAAATTGTCAGAACAATTAAACAGCTTAATAGCAGTATCGAAATGCAGGCGGAAAGTGTTGCACAATCATCTTCTTCTATAGAACAGATGGTTGCAAATATCGCTTCAATTACCAAGACGCTTGAAAGTACCGACGGCGTTATTAAAAAGTTGGCTTCCGCAACCGGTGACGGCAAAGAAACAGTCGTAACCGCCAATACCGTAACGCAGAAAATTGCAGAGGAATCGGGAGGCTTGTTAGAAGCGTCGAGCGTTATTCAGCATATTGCTTCGCAGACAAACCTGCTTGCAATGAACGCTGCAATAGAAGCCGCACACGCAGGGGAAGCCGGTAAGGGGTTTGCGGTTGTTGCCGACGAAATCCGAAAACTGGCGGAAGATTCCGCAACGCAAGGCAAGGCAATAACTGCAACACTGAAAATATTAAGCGGGGAAATCGAAACGCTTTCGGATTCTTCCAGAACCGCTGAAGAAAAATTCAGTACCATATTTAACTTGTCGGAACAGGTAAAATCGATGAGCGACCGTTTAACCGAAGCCATGCATGAACAAGAAAACGGTAGTAAAGAAGTTCTTACTGCAATTAAAAATATCAACATGGTAACGGTTGAAGTAAGCGAGGGGTCTACCGAAATGCTCAAAGGTGGTGAAGGCGTTGCTGAAGAAATGCAAAAACTGAACGATCTTACCCGGATTATTACCGACAGTATGAATGAAATAGCAGCAGGGGCAGTGCAAATCAGCAATGCCGTACAGGAAGTAAACGAAATTACGCAAAAGAATAAACAGAATATTGAAGGTTTAGTAGCCGAGGTTAATAAATTTAAAGTTTAA
- a CDS encoding tetratricopeptide repeat protein produces the protein MFESVENGYSEQTDSLFPASLDPAQELPHAEGTDELTKLSREGYLFLKANEIDRAEAEFKKMLELDENNNYALVGLGDAARKRNKCKEAAEYYSECLRHHPGNNYALFGLADCYKNMNLYAKAIEIWEQYLEHDNANITVFTRVADAYRKIHDFQNSKKLYLKVLEIEENNPYALIGLGHLHYDFKKYREALVYWQKIFDQNPDNVDIRILTSIGNCYRKMKQFDQGVYYFEKALEKDPDNFYGLFGLADCYRGMKQQQHSIKYWEAILNKDPNNKVILTRMGDAYRHIGDYDKAEQIYQRALDIDYDSYAILGLAILCKIQGKYDEAITSLTHLLQADRKNYRIYLELADCYIHTNEKSKAIEVLQAFQQYGIKNQAVSDTLFSLQN, from the coding sequence ATGTTTGAAAGTGTTGAAAATGGTTATTCCGAGCAGACCGACTCGTTATTTCCTGCATCATTAGATCCCGCTCAAGAACTTCCTCATGCGGAAGGAACCGATGAACTTACAAAACTTTCACGTGAGGGATATCTTTTCTTGAAAGCAAATGAAATTGATCGGGCGGAAGCTGAATTTAAAAAAATGTTGGAGCTTGATGAAAATAATAACTATGCCCTTGTCGGACTTGGGGACGCTGCGCGGAAGCGGAATAAATGCAAAGAAGCCGCAGAATATTACAGCGAATGTTTACGGCACCATCCGGGGAATAATTATGCGTTATTCGGATTAGCCGATTGCTATAAGAATATGAATTTATATGCGAAGGCAATAGAAATTTGGGAACAATATCTTGAACATGATAACGCAAATATCACCGTCTTTACCCGCGTTGCCGACGCATACCGAAAGATACATGATTTTCAAAATTCAAAAAAGCTCTATTTAAAAGTACTTGAGATTGAAGAGAATAATCCCTATGCACTTATCGGTTTGGGGCATCTTCATTATGATTTTAAAAAATACCGCGAAGCACTTGTCTATTGGCAAAAGATTTTTGATCAAAACCCCGACAATGTTGATATCCGAATCCTAACATCGATTGGCAACTGTTATCGAAAGATGAAACAATTTGATCAGGGCGTCTATTATTTTGAGAAAGCGCTTGAGAAAGATCCCGATAATTTTTACGGTCTGTTCGGTCTTGCGGACTGCTACCGTGGTATGAAGCAGCAGCAGCATTCAATAAAATATTGGGAAGCTATTCTTAACAAAGATCCGAATAATAAGGTTATTCTTACCCGTATGGGCGATGCGTATCGACATATCGGTGATTATGACAAAGCCGAACAGATTTATCAGCGTGCGCTTGATATCGATTATGATTCCTATGCGATACTCGGTCTTGCGATTTTGTGCAAGATACAGGGAAAATATGATGAAGCGATAACCAGCTTAACGCATTTGTTGCAGGCAGACCGGAAAAATTACCGTATCTATCTTGAGCTTGCAGATTGTTACATCCATACAAACGAAAAATCAAAAGCGATTGAAGTGCTGCAAGCGTTCCAGCAGTATGGTATTAAAAACCAAGCGGTAAGCGACACTCTTTTTTCATTACAAAATTAA
- the rlmN gene encoding 23S rRNA (adenine(2503)-C(2))-methyltransferase RlmN — MLPEEIGAVCNLPQRFQPMQIFQWIARGCSSFEDMTNLPLKERERLAGEYTPRNTVCETVLKDPDGTVKLGIGLYDGSSIETVLLFDKAARKTACVSCQVGCPMGCTFCQTGQLGCLRNLAPNEIVEQFLHLENICGKLDNIVFMGMGEPLLNLDSIAKTIAVLTHPKGRNLSHRRITLSTSGICKGIYELADRQLDIRLAVSLTTADEALRTTLMPVTKANPLSELKKAIRYFNDKTDKRVTLELALLKNVNTSYKAAQQVRAFAEDLNVHINLIPWNPVQQLPYSTPSDSEIRAFYNYLTVENLNVTVRQKRGRTIGGACGQLGKKGSSKLT, encoded by the coding sequence ATGTTGCCGGAAGAAATTGGCGCGGTCTGTAATTTACCGCAACGGTTTCAGCCTATGCAGATTTTCCAATGGATTGCGCGCGGGTGTTCATCTTTTGAAGACATGACAAACCTTCCGCTTAAAGAGCGGGAGCGGCTTGCCGGTGAATATACACCGCGCAATACCGTATGTGAAACCGTGTTGAAAGATCCTGACGGTACGGTTAAACTCGGCATAGGCTTGTATGACGGCAGCAGTATTGAGACGGTACTGTTGTTTGATAAAGCCGCGCGGAAAACCGCCTGCGTTTCCTGTCAAGTCGGTTGTCCGATGGGCTGTACTTTCTGCCAAACAGGACAGCTCGGCTGCTTGCGTAATCTTGCTCCCAACGAAATTGTGGAACAGTTTTTACATCTGGAAAATATCTGCGGTAAACTTGATAATATCGTGTTTATGGGAATGGGTGAACCGTTGTTGAATCTCGACAGTATTGCAAAAACCATTGCCGTTCTTACGCACCCAAAAGGCAGAAATCTTTCACACCGGCGGATAACACTTTCCACCTCCGGTATTTGCAAGGGTATTTATGAACTTGCGGATAGACAACTTGATATCCGTCTTGCCGTTTCTCTGACTACTGCGGACGAAGCGCTCCGGACAACGTTGATGCCCGTTACAAAGGCTAATCCGCTCAGTGAATTAAAAAAGGCAATCCGCTATTTTAATGATAAAACCGATAAGCGGGTAACCCTAGAACTTGCTCTGCTTAAAAATGTAAATACTTCCTATAAGGCAGCGCAGCAGGTACGTGCTTTTGCCGAAGACCTCAATGTGCATATCAATCTTATCCCGTGGAATCCCGTGCAGCAATTACCATACAGCACTCCTTCTGATTCGGAAATACGCGCTTTTTACAATTACTTAACGGTAGAAAACTTAAATGTAACGGTTCGGCAAAAGCGCGGCAGAACAATCGGCGGCGCTTGCGGTCAATTAGGTAAAAAAGGCTCTTCAAAATTGACATAG
- a CDS encoding OmpA family protein, whose amino-acid sequence MSKLKGILLLLIAAIVMGCTSQPKQPKEEKPAAETQQVENAPAEDKTAEAQQNGKNNTDNETTVYFAPKAYKIDTFTAHKLDSIAELLKAKNVTQIKIVGHCAKLDSTKEEEKLSLQRANAVARYFESTGAFKAGNITISAEGAEHPAGSHTEISERKHNRRVEIYY is encoded by the coding sequence TTGAGCAAGCTAAAAGGTATTCTTCTGTTGCTGATCGCGGCAATTGTGATGGGATGCACCTCACAGCCTAAGCAGCCGAAGGAAGAAAAACCCGCTGCAGAAACACAGCAGGTTGAAAATGCTCCTGCGGAAGACAAAACTGCTGAAGCGCAGCAAAACGGTAAAAATAATACCGATAACGAAACAACGGTTTATTTTGCTCCGAAAGCGTATAAAATTGATACGTTCACTGCGCATAAATTGGACAGTATTGCCGAACTGTTGAAAGCAAAGAATGTAACACAGATAAAAATTGTCGGACATTGTGCAAAATTAGATAGCACAAAAGAAGAAGAAAAACTGTCGTTACAACGCGCAAATGCCGTCGCACGGTATTTTGAATCAACAGGTGCCTTTAAAGCAGGTAATATTACCATATCGGCGGAAGGGGCTGAGCACCCTGCAGGATCTCATACGGAAATTTCCGAACGGAAACACAACCGCAGAGTCGAAATTTATTATTAA
- a CDS encoding SDR family NAD(P)-dependent oxidoreductase, translated as MMTEHEKKVKRIAVVTGGTSGIGLETVKALNDRGYAVYTVSRRVLDSYIPKCGGHFSADVTDEGALTKVFAEIWEREARLDVCVCAAGFGISGAVEFTKLEDAKKQLDVNFFGAFLTMKVAASYMRKQGFGKILAVSSVAGEIAIPFQAFYSASKAALGKLLEAFAAEVFPFGIQCALIMPGDVATPFTDARNKSNTGNDVYSGRITKSIAKMERDERHGIPVDKLGAFIALLADKKRIGFFHPYNAPYALLISLYRLLPRRLALFIVRKLYAC; from the coding sequence ATGATGACGGAACATGAAAAAAAGGTAAAAAGAATTGCAGTGGTTACGGGGGGCACAAGCGGAATCGGTTTGGAAACGGTCAAAGCTTTGAACGATAGGGGCTATGCCGTGTATACGGTGAGCCGAAGAGTTCTCGATAGTTATATACCCAAATGCGGTGGTCATTTTTCAGCTGATGTGACGGATGAAGGTGCTTTGACCAAGGTTTTTGCCGAGATATGGGAACGGGAAGCTCGCTTGGATGTCTGTGTCTGTGCCGCCGGCTTCGGTATTTCGGGCGCCGTTGAGTTTACGAAGCTTGAAGATGCAAAAAAACAGCTGGATGTAAATTTTTTCGGCGCTTTTTTAACGATGAAAGTCGCAGCTTCCTACATGAGGAAGCAAGGTTTTGGAAAGATTCTTGCGGTGAGTTCGGTTGCGGGAGAAATTGCCATTCCCTTTCAGGCCTTTTATTCCGCTTCCAAAGCAGCACTTGGAAAATTATTGGAGGCGTTTGCCGCCGAAGTCTTTCCGTTTGGTATACAATGTGCGCTTATTATGCCGGGGGATGTTGCGACTCCGTTTACGGATGCCCGTAATAAGTCGAATACCGGTAACGATGTGTATTCCGGAAGGATCACAAAGAGTATTGCAAAGATGGAACGTGATGAACGGCACGGCATACCGGTAGATAAACTCGGTGCTTTTATTGCATTGTTAGCGGATAAAAAGCGGATTGGTTTCTTTCATCCCTATAACGCACCCTATGCTCTGTTGATAAGTCTATACCGTTTACTGCCGCGTCGTTTAGCTCTGTTTATTGTTCGCAAGCTCTATGCCTGCTAA
- a CDS encoding flavodoxin domain-containing protein, whose amino-acid sequence MSKTGIFYASKGGVTEAFAKQIAEKLGADVHNMKDTKVDAIAAYQNVVLMSSSYFFGALMEDWGGKVKLLHTVDFAGKNVAIVGVGSQERHPDSFCSGAADFYDKLRFSGARFVGDVCPCGYDFQFSRMERGGRMLGLCLDKGDAKVNEKIDEWVKAVQPVFAK is encoded by the coding sequence ATGAGCAAAACAGGAATTTTTTATGCAAGTAAAGGCGGCGTAACCGAAGCTTTTGCAAAGCAGATTGCAGAAAAGCTGGGCGCCGATGTGCACAATATGAAAGATACGAAAGTAGATGCGATAGCGGCCTATCAGAATGTCGTGCTGATGTCCTCCAGCTATTTCTTCGGCGCATTAATGGAAGATTGGGGCGGTAAAGTAAAACTGCTGCACACCGTTGATTTTGCCGGAAAAAATGTTGCGATTGTCGGTGTCGGAAGCCAGGAACGCCATCCCGACAGCTTCTGCTCCGGAGCTGCGGACTTCTATGATAAGCTCCGCTTCAGCGGCGCCCGCTTTGTCGGCGATGTATGCCCCTGCGGATATGACTTCCAATTCTCCCGTATGGAGAGAGGTGGCAGAATGCTCGGTCTGTGCTTAGACAAGGGCGATGCTAAAGTGAACGAAAAAATCGACGAATGGGTAAAAGCCGTTCAGCCGGTATTTGCAAAATAA
- a CDS encoding PD-(D/E)XK nuclease family protein, which translates to MRIISGCSTIEDCIHRYGTDARTCFVFPSRIAARLWMHRALALTGLAAVPAELFIAWDAFKAECCIAQAENKNPVSQIIRLLFAHHIAADNAAAEKPFLQNIIPADYAADGAIFAQWIAGILPQLDHWEKRAVQHKAGKDAEFSDLRILKKAYTEFLDAHRLFEPSWAGAEFIPHAQQYILLYPELMEDFDEYHGLLEERPKLSILPAPSFQAETTPLIQFGTMREEIRSTALAVEQLLTNGVPADDIALSIAGIEDTVPYLKREFALRNIPAEFRLGFKLGEQQAGQLFPLLEQCVQEHYSFESLKPLLLNPHIPWKHPAQIQALINFGIKNNCLVSWKDEGHYKNVWKEAFKLPIPYNPHSSVEEEQAEKAQAKEWLLPFMKAAERFVQAQSFSEMRRQYILFRAQYLNPDGFSAEDNAVIGRCITLMQELIQLEEDFADCLPAQPYRFFTTQLSREIYVPQNTGRAVSIFPFRVAAATPFAHHFVLNCNQKASRVIYQKLPFLRKDKREELGVVEKDATQAFFAVYATYGTVRFSVSEQTFSGFTVSNGIFTAFAPRPNLNDSDSLLQEYRFFKREEPAPEALYSVQKAGFEQFANIKQERGFSFLTEPFNGSLPVLSEKLKAGHYTDGAFRISQSGLHLFSGCPVQWFLSSALSIDEEDTDAELFNPRYIGIICHRILERLYQRIRENDKVFISAHLADYRAWAESIFNETVHSQTDFRGPLAAPFIESIKKRSLKSVDFVLMFDAEKLDGYAPYMMEGELQYRSGDILYHGLVDRIAYQEAEGRAVILDYKTGKVPSATDYTSETMRDFQMPMYIFLAENRLKQEVLHAFFLGITKEERRYIVNDKEVIPQDSSRSSKTREEFEPSIQAFLQIAQEYAQQVGMEDFRKPAAVQWQDCMGCPFHTICRTTFTVEE; encoded by the coding sequence ATGCGCATCATATCCGGCTGTTCCACTATAGAAGACTGTATCCACCGCTACGGTACGGACGCCCGCACGTGTTTTGTGTTTCCGTCACGGATTGCGGCTCGGCTTTGGATGCATCGTGCGCTTGCGTTGACCGGCCTTGCAGCAGTTCCTGCTGAACTGTTTATTGCATGGGATGCCTTTAAGGCGGAGTGCTGTATCGCTCAAGCGGAAAATAAAAACCCGGTGTCTCAAATTATCCGCTTGCTCTTTGCGCATCATATTGCAGCCGACAATGCTGCGGCGGAAAAACCGTTTCTACAGAACATCATCCCTGCGGACTACGCAGCCGACGGCGCCATATTTGCACAATGGATTGCCGGTATTTTACCGCAGTTGGATCACTGGGAAAAACGCGCGGTGCAGCATAAAGCCGGTAAAGATGCCGAGTTCTCCGATTTACGGATTTTGAAAAAAGCGTATACGGAATTTTTGGATGCGCACCGGCTCTTTGAACCTTCTTGGGCAGGGGCGGAATTTATCCCGCATGCGCAACAGTACATTTTACTCTATCCCGAATTAATGGAAGATTTTGACGAATACCACGGTTTATTGGAAGAACGGCCAAAACTGTCGATACTCCCCGCCCCTTCCTTTCAAGCGGAAACAACGCCGCTTATCCAATTCGGTACCATGCGGGAAGAAATCCGGTCAACCGCGCTTGCAGTTGAGCAGCTTTTGACAAACGGAGTTCCCGCCGATGATATTGCGCTCAGCATTGCCGGTATTGAAGATACCGTACCGTATCTCAAGCGGGAATTTGCATTGCGGAATATCCCTGCCGAATTTCGGCTCGGGTTTAAACTCGGCGAACAGCAGGCGGGGCAGCTCTTTCCGCTGCTTGAACAGTGCGTACAGGAACACTACTCGTTTGAAAGCCTTAAACCGCTGCTGCTCAATCCTCATATTCCGTGGAAGCATCCCGCGCAGATACAAGCACTCATCAATTTCGGCATAAAAAACAACTGTCTCGTTTCGTGGAAGGATGAAGGGCACTATAAAAACGTCTGGAAGGAGGCGTTTAAACTCCCTATCCCGTATAATCCTCATAGCAGTGTTGAGGAAGAACAAGCCGAAAAAGCACAGGCAAAGGAATGGCTCCTCCCCTTTATGAAAGCTGCGGAGCGGTTCGTGCAGGCTCAAAGCTTTTCCGAAATGCGGCGGCAGTACATTCTCTTTCGAGCGCAGTATCTGAATCCCGACGGCTTTTCAGCCGAAGACAATGCCGTCATCGGCCGCTGTATCACGCTTATGCAGGAATTGATACAGCTTGAAGAAGATTTTGCCGACTGTCTGCCTGCACAGCCCTATCGCTTTTTTACCACTCAACTTTCCCGCGAAATCTATGTACCGCAAAATACCGGAAGAGCGGTCAGTATCTTTCCATTTAGGGTCGCGGCCGCCACGCCCTTTGCTCATCACTTTGTGCTCAACTGCAATCAAAAAGCAAGCAGGGTGATCTATCAAAAACTTCCCTTCTTACGGAAAGACAAACGGGAAGAACTCGGCGTTGTCGAAAAAGATGCAACGCAGGCCTTTTTTGCGGTGTATGCAACATACGGCACAGTGCGCTTTTCCGTTTCCGAACAAACCTTTTCGGGCTTTACCGTCAGCAATGGCATTTTTACCGCCTTTGCGCCCCGTCCCAACCTGAATGACAGCGACTCTCTTTTGCAGGAATATCGCTTCTTTAAACGGGAAGAACCTGCGCCGGAAGCGCTGTATTCCGTACAAAAAGCGGGATTTGAACAATTCGCTAATATTAAACAAGAGCGCGGCTTTTCCTTTTTAACCGAACCTTTTAACGGCAGCCTGCCGGTACTTTCGGAAAAGCTCAAGGCCGGACATTATACGGACGGGGCATTCCGCATCAGTCAAAGCGGCTTACATCTTTTTTCCGGCTGTCCGGTTCAATGGTTTTTGTCGTCGGCACTCTCCATCGACGAAGAAGACACTGATGCGGAACTTTTCAACCCGCGCTATATCGGTATCATTTGCCACCGTATTTTGGAGCGGCTCTATCAGCGTATACGGGAAAACGATAAGGTGTTTATCTCTGCGCATCTCGCCGATTATAGAGCGTGGGCTGAATCGATATTTAATGAGACCGTTCACAGCCAAACCGATTTCCGAGGGCCGCTCGCCGCGCCTTTTATCGAATCGATCAAAAAGCGCAGTTTAAAAAGCGTTGACTTTGTGCTTATGTTCGATGCGGAAAAACTGGACGGCTATGCGCCGTATATGATGGAAGGCGAGCTGCAGTACCGGAGCGGAGACATCCTCTATCACGGGCTCGTAGACCGCATCGCCTATCAGGAAGCTGAAGGCCGCGCCGTCATCCTTGATTATAAAACCGGCAAGGTTCCGTCCGCTACAGACTATACCTCGGAAACTATGCGAGATTTCCAAATGCCGATGTACATCTTCCTTGCAGAAAATAGACTGAAACAGGAAGTGCTCCATGCTTTTTTTCTCGGTATTACGAAAGAAGAGAGAAGGTACATCGTCAACGATAAAGAGGTGATACCTCAGGATAGTTCCCGTTCTTCTAAAACGAGGGAAGAATTTGAACCGTCGATTCAGGCTTTTTTACAAATTGCTCAAGAATACGCGCAACAGGTCGGTATGGAAGACTTTAGAAAACCGGCAGCCGTACAATGGCAAGATTGTATGGGCTGCCCCTTTCACACTATTTGCAGGACGACCTTCACCGTTGAGGAATAA